Proteins encoded within one genomic window of Phototrophicus methaneseepsis:
- a CDS encoding response regulator, with protein sequence MPQRILCIEDNPQNMRLVRKILQHHGYDVLEAVDGLTGVAMAEREVPDLVLMDINLPDIDGLEATQRIKNNPQLGHIPIVALTANAMYGDEERILAAGCDAYISKPVSKNALVEIVATTLAEHA encoded by the coding sequence ATGCCACAGCGTATTCTATGTATTGAAGATAACCCCCAAAATATGCGCCTCGTGCGAAAAATCCTCCAACACCATGGTTATGATGTGCTGGAAGCTGTCGACGGCCTTACGGGGGTGGCGATGGCCGAGCGAGAAGTGCCAGACCTCGTCTTGATGGATATTAACCTGCCTGATATTGATGGCCTGGAAGCCACGCAGCGCATCAAAAATAACCCCCAGCTTGGGCATATTCCCATCGTGGCTCTGACGGCCAATGCCATGTATGGTGACGAAGAACGCATCCTGGCAGCCGGTTGTGATGCCTATATTTCAAAGCCTGTTAGCAAGAACGCGCTTGTCGAGATTGTGGCGACGACTCTAGCGGAACACGCTTAG
- a CDS encoding cyclic nucleotide-binding domain-containing protein, whose amino-acid sequence MAATIEDITEFLAKVPLFKELSDRHLRRIAKRIRERDYEADEVIVEQGQAGIGLYIMVRGEAIVKRQLLDGTEREVDRLHRTDFFGELSLLDEAPRTASVIAAENVKCLALLKLDFLEELDREPEMAIEMLKEMARRYRRMMARI is encoded by the coding sequence ATGGCCGCTACAATCGAAGACATTACGGAATTCCTGGCGAAGGTGCCATTATTCAAAGAATTAAGTGATCGGCATCTTCGGCGCATCGCAAAACGCATCCGAGAACGGGATTATGAAGCCGATGAAGTCATCGTCGAACAAGGGCAAGCCGGGATCGGGCTCTATATCATGGTCCGGGGCGAAGCCATCGTCAAACGCCAATTGCTAGATGGTACCGAACGAGAAGTAGATCGCCTGCACCGAACCGATTTCTTTGGTGAGCTTTCCCTCCTCGATGAAGCACCCCGCACCGCTTCCGTCATCGCTGCAGAAAATGTTAAGTGTCTGGCTTTGCTCAAGCTGGACTTCCTGGAAGAGCTCGACAGAGAGCCAGAAATGGCGATTGAGATGCTCAAAGAGATGGCGCGTCGCTATCGCCGCATGATGGCCCGCATCTAG
- a CDS encoding MFS transporter — protein MLNRTVTAVRQRPIIISLYLPWFLIAIGVGMMQPIMPLYATEFGASYSLVGLVLAAEGLGQLIGDVPAGVLLRKYGGKNVMLIGAAGIAISLLPLIWATSVLVVIAMQLIGGFSRSLFMVAQHTYLAQNVTVTRRGRAISVYGGVMRIGNLIGPALGGYLGAQFGLRAAFPIYALIGVLVFLVVLFFVEHHDVNDMDEHGQSQHVSGSPLWTTLRDSWRILTVAGMASLLAQMIRQSRKVLLPLIGRDLLGLNVDDIGLVLSVASALDVLLFFPAGIIMDRFGRKWAIIPCFGIQAVAMLLLPLVTSFAGLMLVAALLGFGNGLGSGTMMTLGSDLAPPATRSEFLGIWRLIGDGGFTGAPIIVGGVADALTLNAAALAMAASGLGAVLIFGLFVPETLDKSQKRKRKTQNAAGA, from the coding sequence ATGCTCAACCGCACTGTCACGGCAGTTCGTCAAAGACCGATTATCATTTCGTTGTACTTACCCTGGTTCCTCATTGCGATCGGCGTTGGTATGATGCAGCCGATCATGCCCTTATATGCAACGGAGTTCGGCGCATCTTATAGCCTTGTGGGGCTGGTTCTGGCAGCCGAAGGGCTTGGACAGCTCATCGGTGATGTGCCAGCAGGCGTATTGCTGCGCAAATATGGTGGCAAAAATGTCATGCTCATTGGCGCTGCCGGGATTGCTATCTCGCTTCTGCCGCTCATCTGGGCGACATCGGTCCTGGTGGTGATCGCTATGCAGTTGATTGGCGGTTTCAGCCGCAGCCTGTTCATGGTGGCACAGCATACCTACCTGGCACAAAACGTCACGGTTACGAGGCGTGGACGGGCGATTTCCGTCTATGGTGGGGTGATGCGCATCGGTAACTTGATTGGCCCTGCATTGGGTGGCTACCTGGGGGCGCAGTTCGGCTTGCGGGCGGCTTTCCCCATCTATGCGCTGATTGGCGTACTCGTCTTCCTGGTGGTGTTGTTCTTTGTAGAGCATCACGACGTCAACGACATGGACGAACATGGGCAGTCGCAGCACGTCAGCGGCAGCCCACTATGGACGACGCTGCGCGACAGCTGGCGTATCCTGACCGTTGCGGGGATGGCTTCTCTGCTGGCACAGATGATTCGCCAGTCGCGTAAAGTCCTGCTGCCGCTGATTGGGCGGGACCTGTTGGGCCTGAATGTCGATGATATTGGCCTCGTGCTGAGTGTTGCCTCTGCGTTGGATGTGTTGTTGTTTTTCCCGGCGGGGATCATTATGGATCGCTTCGGGCGTAAGTGGGCAATCATCCCGTGCTTTGGCATTCAGGCCGTGGCGATGCTGCTGCTGCCGTTGGTGACGAGCTTTGCCGGGCTGATGCTTGTGGCGGCGCTGTTGGGGTTCGGCAATGGGTTAGGCAGTGGCACCATGATGACGTTAGGCTCCGACCTGGCACCCCCTGCGACGCGCAGCGAGTTCCTGGGCATCTGGCGATTGATTGGGGATGGCGGTTTTACAGGTGCGCCTATCATCGTTGGGGGCGTTGCAGACGCCCTGACGCTCAACGCGGCGGCCCTGGCAATGGCTGCCTCTGGCCTGGGGGCAGTGCTCATCTTTGGTTTGTTCGTGCCAGAGACGCTCGATAAAAGCCAGAAGCGCAAACGTAAAACACAAAATGCCGCGGGTGCATAA
- a CDS encoding FHA domain-containing protein: MLFRNDDSSIPDPLPNADDITRDVREHAAEALRMLQEYEAKQGSEGESGLIDNQTTYDLKEAAAQALRMKQQQTTIIQQPKPATLSEDTTEPSQKRSDLFSDAHILHLILAESEVYVVDPTGEMVIGRSDKVTDYAPDIDLTQYGAYRLGLSRRHALVRRGQNTLELVDLGSRNGTYINDQALEAEQPQRLHDGDRVRLGNLTFRVAFESRS, from the coding sequence ATGCTTTTTCGCAATGACGATTCAAGTATTCCTGATCCGCTGCCTAATGCGGATGACATCACACGTGATGTGCGTGAGCACGCCGCAGAAGCTTTGCGTATGTTGCAGGAGTACGAAGCAAAGCAGGGCAGCGAGGGAGAATCCGGGTTGATTGATAATCAAACGACCTATGATTTGAAAGAAGCTGCGGCCCAGGCATTGCGTATGAAGCAGCAGCAAACCACCATCATCCAGCAACCAAAGCCAGCGACATTATCCGAAGACACAACGGAACCCTCACAAAAGCGCTCAGATTTATTCAGTGATGCGCACATTCTGCACCTCATCCTTGCAGAAAGTGAAGTTTACGTCGTTGATCCTACGGGTGAGATGGTCATCGGGCGTAGTGATAAAGTGACGGATTACGCGCCGGATATTGACCTGACACAATATGGTGCCTATCGTCTAGGGCTGAGCCGCCGCCATGCACTTGTGCGTCGTGGCCAAAACACGCTTGAGCTTGTCGATCTGGGCAGCCGTAACGGCACTTATATCAACGACCAGGCCTTAGAGGCTGAGCAGCCACAGCGCCTTCATGATGGCGACCGCGTCCGTTTAGGCAACCTCACCTTCCGGGTGGCTTTTGAGTCGCGTTCATAG
- a CDS encoding NAD-dependent epimerase/dehydratase family protein, giving the protein MHALVTGGTGFVGSHIVRTLNEAGHTVRVLHRTTSKLDALTGLDYESAIGDVTDLNALRAACAGVDWVFHVAAVADYWRANVQHMADVNIEGTRKVLRAARESGVQRVIFTSSAAAVGLGYDQPSDEEQPFNMRPQHFPYGYTKARAEAVVAEAVAAGQDVVTVNPAVIMGPGDLNMISGTFVVQLWRYRWLAPATYGGIAVIDVRDVARLHLAAAEKGRTGQRYILSTANYTYETWFGMIADALGIAPPTFYIPTFLLPIAAGLFDLARWLGINTPIDADQVRLGGRYVYFDNSKCIQELGTPQINMQQSLEDTVAWYRKAGYLESGPVQDLLATIEGLWTLLP; this is encoded by the coding sequence ATGCATGCATTGGTTACAGGGGGTACCGGGTTCGTCGGGTCCCACATCGTCCGCACCCTGAACGAAGCCGGGCACACGGTGCGCGTCTTGCACCGCACAACCTCAAAGCTGGATGCCCTGACCGGCCTGGACTATGAATCCGCTATTGGTGATGTTACGGACCTGAACGCATTACGTGCAGCCTGTGCAGGCGTCGATTGGGTATTCCATGTGGCAGCCGTTGCAGATTATTGGCGCGCCAATGTGCAGCATATGGCCGATGTCAATATAGAAGGAACGCGTAAAGTGCTCCGGGCAGCGCGCGAATCCGGGGTTCAGCGTGTGATTTTCACCAGCAGCGCCGCAGCCGTGGGCCTCGGTTACGACCAGCCTTCTGATGAAGAACAGCCGTTTAACATGCGCCCGCAGCACTTCCCCTACGGCTATACCAAAGCCCGTGCAGAAGCTGTCGTTGCAGAAGCCGTCGCAGCAGGACAGGATGTGGTGACCGTCAACCCGGCGGTGATTATGGGCCCTGGCGACCTCAATATGATCAGCGGAACCTTTGTGGTGCAGTTGTGGCGCTATCGCTGGCTGGCCCCCGCGACGTATGGCGGCATTGCGGTCATTGATGTGCGCGATGTGGCGCGGCTGCATCTGGCCGCTGCTGAAAAAGGCCGTACAGGCCAGCGCTACATCCTGAGCACAGCCAACTATACCTATGAAACATGGTTTGGGATGATTGCGGATGCGCTCGGCATAGCCCCGCCGACGTTCTATATACCGACGTTCTTGCTGCCTATCGCAGCCGGGTTATTTGATCTGGCGCGTTGGTTGGGTATCAACACACCGATTGATGCCGATCAGGTGCGCCTGGGGGGACGTTACGTCTATTTCGATAATAGCAAATGCATTCAAGAGCTTGGCACGCCGCAAATCAATATGCAGCAGAGCTTAGAGGATACAGTCGCATGGTATCGCAAGGCAGGGTACCTGGAAAGCGGCCCAGTGCAGGACCTTCTCGCAACAATAGAGGGCCTATGGACGCTCTTACCCTAG
- a CDS encoding cation diffusion facilitator family transporter, giving the protein MNNTAYTKKFAYLSITAAVVTIALKMFAFLATGSVGLLSDAMESLVNLAAAIFTLFFLILAARPADEEHAYGHSKAEYFSSSIEGMLIVFAAGSIAIAALNRLAEPQPIEQIEFGAVLSIISAVVNFIVARTLLNAAAKYDSIALEADAHHLMTDVWTSAGVLVGVIVVVATGWTILDPIIALIMAANIVRTGALLIYRSAQGLMDRGLPDDQRKSIVDILEGYVATQQIQYHALRTRQAGMRRFVSMHILVPGHWTVQAGHNLLERIEDDVRERIPEVTVFTHLEPQNDPKSWQDTDLDRSEAPEVLPEVPGLKGAQDNPSEAPPQASSPPNAGEVLL; this is encoded by the coding sequence ATGAACAATACTGCATACACGAAAAAATTCGCCTATCTTTCAATTACAGCCGCTGTTGTGACCATCGCGCTGAAGATGTTCGCCTTCCTGGCGACGGGCTCGGTCGGCCTCTTATCGGATGCTATGGAATCCCTGGTGAACCTGGCTGCGGCGATTTTCACCCTGTTCTTCCTCATCCTGGCAGCACGCCCAGCAGATGAAGAACATGCTTATGGGCATAGCAAAGCGGAGTATTTTTCAAGCAGTATTGAAGGCATGCTGATCGTCTTCGCAGCGGGCAGTATCGCCATAGCAGCGCTCAACCGCCTGGCAGAGCCGCAACCGATTGAGCAGATCGAATTCGGCGCTGTGCTGTCGATTATCTCCGCAGTGGTGAATTTCATCGTCGCCCGCACGTTGCTCAATGCCGCCGCCAAGTATGATTCCATCGCGCTAGAGGCCGATGCCCATCACCTCATGACGGATGTGTGGACATCAGCCGGCGTACTAGTGGGGGTGATCGTCGTCGTGGCGACAGGCTGGACGATTCTGGACCCCATTATCGCGCTGATTATGGCGGCCAACATCGTAAGAACAGGGGCCTTGCTGATTTATCGCTCTGCACAGGGGCTGATGGACCGAGGCCTGCCGGATGACCAGCGTAAAAGCATTGTGGATATTCTTGAAGGCTATGTGGCGACACAACAAATCCAATATCATGCACTGCGCACGCGCCAGGCAGGCATGCGGCGGTTCGTCTCCATGCACATCCTGGTACCGGGCCATTGGACTGTCCAGGCTGGGCATAACTTGTTGGAGCGGATTGAAGATGATGTGCGAGAACGCATCCCGGAGGTCACGGTATTCACGCATTTGGAGCCGCAGAATGACCCCAAATCCTGGCAGGATACGGACCTCGACCGCAGCGAAGCACCGGAAGTGCTGCCAGAAGTACCCGGCCTAAAAGGCGCACAAGACAATCCTTCAGAAGCACCACCACAAGCGTCATCACCCCCAAATGCCGGAGAGGTTCTTCTTTAG
- the trxB gene encoding thioredoxin-disulfide reductase: MKKERVVIIGSGPAGLAAALYTARAQLNPVVIVGNQLGGQAAITHEIENYPGFPGGLSGPDLVEKMKEHAESFGATFTYDLVESVDFSSGSPYTVKTLMDEYSADSVIVTIGADPRKLGIPGENEGVGKGVSYCGTCDGFFFRGKDIVVVGGGDSALEEAIFLTRFANSVTIIHRREELRAGVQLQKRALNNEKISFIWNTVIDKVNFGDDGQVNGVTLNNVETGEVTEHPTEGVFIFIGHVPNSPIFGDQLAMNERGYIITDERMRTSVPGVFAAGEIQDEIWRQVATSVGQGTSAAMTAIHWLEANEETLQPLDETAEPAGD; encoded by the coding sequence ATGAAAAAAGAACGCGTCGTCATCATTGGTTCTGGCCCAGCAGGGTTGGCAGCAGCCCTCTATACAGCCCGTGCCCAGTTGAACCCGGTCGTTATCGTCGGGAACCAGCTTGGTGGGCAGGCCGCCATTACCCATGAAATTGAGAATTATCCCGGCTTCCCCGGTGGCCTGAGCGGCCCGGACTTGGTCGAGAAGATGAAAGAACACGCCGAGTCCTTCGGCGCGACCTTCACCTATGACCTGGTGGAAAGCGTGGATTTCTCCAGTGGCTCGCCGTATACCGTCAAGACCCTCATGGACGAATACTCCGCCGATTCCGTCATCGTGACCATTGGCGCTGATCCGCGTAAACTGGGCATCCCTGGCGAAAATGAAGGCGTCGGTAAGGGCGTTAGCTACTGTGGTACCTGTGACGGCTTCTTCTTCCGTGGTAAGGATATTGTCGTCGTCGGTGGTGGCGACAGCGCCCTGGAAGAAGCCATCTTCCTGACCCGCTTCGCCAACAGCGTGACGATTATTCATCGCCGCGAAGAACTGCGCGCTGGCGTGCAATTGCAGAAGCGCGCTCTCAACAATGAGAAGATCAGCTTCATCTGGAACACCGTCATTGATAAGGTGAACTTTGGCGATGACGGCCAGGTCAACGGCGTGACGCTGAATAATGTGGAAACGGGCGAAGTCACCGAACACCCGACAGAAGGCGTGTTCATCTTCATCGGCCATGTGCCCAACAGCCCCATCTTCGGCGACCAGCTCGCCATGAACGAGCGCGGCTACATCATCACCGATGAGCGCATGCGCACCAGCGTGCCGGGCGTCTTCGCCGCCGGCGAAATTCAGGATGAAATCTGGCGGCAGGTCGCGACAAGCGTCGGCCAGGGGACTTCCGCAGCGATGACAGCCATTCACTGGCTGGAAGCCAACGAAGAAACCTTGCAGCCGCTTGATGAAACCGCTGAACCCGCCGGGGATTAA
- a CDS encoding S1 family peptidase encodes MASAQMEGDAIDEIAKSVVQIVALQGGEPVWVGSGTIVTRDGLIFTNRHVVEGADDFIISMLDDPNELPVPSYYASIETMFPLDYGEFQLDFATLQIDRDIDGNAIFRTRLDLPFLDTTKFAEARRGDEVYVFGYPTIGDGYFVFTNGLISSIQNATVGSTRMPVFYQTNAEIAPGNSGGLATNGEGELLGIPTSVRSEDRTAARLSGIIPYSVVEAAVENRLVQPDTGPTIDNPDAPETTSSDAGMSIEITNVEWDAEFNGEAVVAIHMQVQAIGYLGTDLQVGVFFYYDDTDELTDVPAQLEDFMTPSGGLSAQDVITATYDNTIWDDLIFYVPLTAFPVESADRTAVMVGAIGVDNVGFDVISESWPYSVSAGTDTTTKSDSSGGAYEGVDVICPDGTTIQDGVEITVIQMRPGFEYTATVIGLGDYDPVLAVTPTLDGEGAYQAELCSDDDSVAAGYSVSLPTTGNVSASSRSARVRFSHSDSDFLNVSFIVGEYDRLPGEFVLVLEGMAATSADGIGDPFLLTATPNVLASPIPATLYMIGAESQLDPLMYLLNTDTMEPFETSAGQVICDDAGGDTCWGTSYAFGGGTVSRAGNRTYTADEYDPMISIPMNTPDATDPLAFTYVMTSYNQESSGQYIMVFHIGTE; translated from the coding sequence GTGGCATCTGCACAAATGGAAGGCGATGCCATTGATGAAATTGCAAAGAGCGTTGTGCAGATCGTTGCATTACAGGGTGGGGAACCTGTATGGGTTGGTTCGGGGACGATTGTCACCAGAGATGGCCTGATCTTCACGAACCGCCATGTTGTCGAGGGCGCGGATGATTTCATCATCTCGATGCTTGATGACCCCAATGAACTGCCTGTTCCATCGTATTATGCGAGCATTGAGACGATGTTCCCATTGGATTACGGTGAATTCCAGCTCGACTTTGCTACATTGCAAATTGACCGCGATATTGATGGTAACGCGATCTTCCGCACACGCCTGGACTTGCCTTTCCTGGATACCACTAAATTTGCTGAGGCCCGCCGTGGGGATGAGGTCTACGTTTTTGGTTACCCGACGATTGGTGACGGCTATTTTGTGTTTACGAACGGCCTCATCAGCTCCATACAGAATGCGACAGTCGGCAGCACCCGTATGCCCGTGTTCTACCAGACAAATGCAGAAATCGCCCCTGGGAACAGCGGCGGCCTTGCGACCAATGGCGAGGGTGAATTGCTGGGTATTCCGACGAGCGTCCGTTCCGAAGACCGGACTGCGGCCCGCCTGAGCGGCATTATTCCTTACAGCGTTGTCGAAGCGGCTGTGGAAAATCGCCTCGTCCAGCCCGATACCGGCCCCACGATTGATAATCCTGATGCCCCAGAGACAACCAGCTCTGATGCCGGCATGTCGATTGAAATCACCAATGTGGAATGGGATGCTGAGTTCAATGGCGAAGCCGTCGTTGCGATCCACATGCAAGTCCAGGCGATTGGTTACCTGGGCACCGATTTACAGGTGGGTGTCTTCTTCTACTATGATGATACGGACGAACTGACAGATGTCCCCGCGCAGCTTGAAGACTTTATGACGCCCAGTGGGGGTCTTAGTGCGCAGGATGTCATCACAGCGACCTATGACAATACCATCTGGGACGACCTGATTTTCTATGTGCCGCTGACTGCGTTCCCGGTTGAATCTGCAGATCGTACCGCAGTCATGGTAGGTGCCATTGGTGTGGATAATGTGGGCTTTGATGTCATTAGCGAGTCCTGGCCTTATAGCGTGTCGGCTGGTACGGATACAACGACCAAATCCGATTCATCAGGCGGGGCTTATGAAGGCGTTGACGTCATCTGCCCGGATGGCACAACGATTCAAGATGGTGTTGAGATCACCGTGATTCAGATGCGCCCCGGCTTTGAATACACGGCGACTGTGATCGGCCTTGGCGACTATGACCCCGTTCTGGCTGTGACGCCAACACTCGACGGTGAAGGGGCCTATCAGGCAGAACTATGCTCTGATGATGATTCCGTCGCCGCTGGTTACAGCGTCAGCCTGCCGACGACGGGTAACGTCAGCGCCAGCAGCCGCAGCGCCCGCGTTCGCTTTAGCCATAGCGACAGCGACTTTTTGAACGTCTCCTTCATCGTGGGTGAGTATGACCGCCTGCCGGGTGAATTTGTCCTCGTTCTGGAAGGCATGGCGGCGACATCCGCAGATGGCATTGGCGATCCTTTCTTGCTGACGGCTACGCCCAATGTGCTGGCATCGCCTATCCCGGCGACGCTGTATATGATCGGCGCAGAAAGCCAGCTTGACCCACTGATGTACCTGCTCAACACAGATACGATGGAACCCTTCGAAACCAGTGCGGGTCAGGTGATCTGTGACGATGCCGGGGGCGATACGTGCTGGGGGACATCCTATGCCTTTGGCGGCGGCACCGTCAGCCGTGCAGGTAACCGTACCTACACCGCTGATGAATATGATCCGATGATCTCTATCCCCATGAATACGCCGGATGCGACTGATCCGCTGGCTTTCACCTATGTGATGACCAGCTACAATCAGGAAAGCAGCGGTCAGTACATCATGGTGTTCCATATCGGCACGGAATAA
- a CDS encoding response regulator yields MSEIILIVEDDMALWYVYKYALRHLKSELVFARNGQVALEVLDKRTPMLVILDMRLPIVSGLELLMHFQKVLRLASTPIIVASSMQEYRSLAPNGAFLYKPLKPEDITSLVDHVLAPSG; encoded by the coding sequence GTGTCTGAAATTATCCTTATCGTCGAAGACGATATGGCACTGTGGTATGTATACAAGTATGCACTACGCCATCTAAAGAGTGAACTTGTCTTTGCCCGTAATGGTCAGGTGGCCCTGGAAGTATTAGATAAGCGTACGCCGATGCTGGTGATCCTCGATATGCGGCTTCCGATTGTCAGTGGGCTTGAATTATTGATGCACTTCCAGAAAGTGCTGCGGCTGGCAAGTACGCCCATTATCGTCGCCAGTTCAATGCAAGAATATCGCTCACTCGCCCCAAATGGGGCTTTTTTATACAAACCACTCAAGCCGGAAGATATTACCAGCCTGGTGGATCACGTCCTGGCGCCCAGCGGTTAG
- a CDS encoding roadblock/LC7 domain-containing protein has protein sequence MAQQFRSEALESELKKLHDIVDGIKATVIVNIDGLLVAAYPAQDDENPHHNPTSSPQVAAMSATLIGLAEKTLGRLAQGDLERLLMQGEEGTMVVYPAGRAAVAVLVDKQAHMARVLYATQQAAEEITRILGN, from the coding sequence ATGGCGCAACAATTCCGCAGCGAGGCGTTGGAAAGCGAGCTAAAAAAGCTGCACGACATCGTAGATGGCATTAAAGCCACGGTGATTGTGAACATCGATGGGTTGTTGGTTGCTGCTTACCCGGCCCAGGATGATGAAAATCCGCATCATAACCCGACGAGCAGCCCACAGGTTGCCGCGATGTCCGCGACATTGATAGGCCTTGCAGAAAAGACGCTGGGGCGGCTGGCCCAGGGGGACCTGGAGCGGCTGTTGATGCAGGGTGAAGAAGGCACGATGGTTGTGTATCCAGCAGGGCGCGCCGCTGTCGCGGTGCTGGTCGATAAGCAAGCCCATATGGCCCGCGTCCTCTATGCAACCCAACAAGCCGCTGAAGAAATCACCCGCATTCTGGGCAACTAA
- the trmD gene encoding tRNA (guanosine(37)-N1)-methyltransferase TrmD, protein MRVDILTLFPGMFAPMHESMMWKAQDRGLLDFHTHDIRDWTTDRHRTVDDTPYGGGGGMVLKADILVPAIEATRGETNAPVILMSPQGRVFKHEIAHELAQHEHLVIVCGHYEGFDERIRALVATDEISIGDYVLTSGELAAMVVVDAVVRLLPGVLGAETGAETDSHADGLLEGPHYTRPAEFRGLGVPDVLKSGNHGAVDAWRREQALRRTWEKRPDLLERAPITDKERALLARWELERTFDTQIAPDGDDDAT, encoded by the coding sequence GTGCGCGTTGATATACTGACCCTGTTCCCTGGCATGTTCGCCCCCATGCACGAAAGCATGATGTGGAAAGCCCAGGACCGGGGGTTACTCGATTTTCATACGCATGACATCCGAGATTGGACCACAGACCGTCATCGTACGGTTGACGACACGCCTTATGGCGGTGGTGGTGGCATGGTCCTGAAGGCGGACATCCTCGTACCAGCCATAGAAGCGACCCGCGGCGAGACGAACGCCCCCGTCATCCTGATGTCCCCACAAGGGCGTGTCTTTAAGCATGAGATTGCCCATGAACTGGCCCAACACGAGCATCTGGTCATCGTCTGCGGGCATTATGAAGGCTTTGACGAGCGTATACGGGCACTCGTCGCCACGGATGAAATCAGCATTGGGGATTATGTGCTCACAAGCGGCGAACTGGCCGCGATGGTCGTCGTTGATGCGGTCGTGCGCTTGCTGCCTGGTGTGCTCGGTGCGGAAACAGGCGCAGAGACAGATAGCCATGCGGATGGTTTGCTGGAAGGGCCTCACTATACGCGCCCGGCGGAATTTCGCGGATTAGGGGTGCCCGATGTGCTCAAGAGTGGCAATCATGGCGCTGTGGATGCGTGGCGACGCGAGCAAGCCCTGCGCCGCACATGGGAAAAGCGACCAGACCTTTTGGAGCGTGCACCCATCACAGATAAAGAACGTGCGCTGTTGGCACGCTGGGAGTTAGAACGCACTTTCGATACGCAAATCGCCCCTGATGGCGATGATGATGCAACGTAA
- a CDS encoding response regulator, producing the protein MDNVVLIVEDDAGLWPMYRYVLKDITYPLMFARTGEEAFKLLKSEQPILIFLDVRLPLMNGEDILSYIHGVPRLATTPVIITTSMREDELHIPGAYYLRKPIKPETIRDYAQRLLHISA; encoded by the coding sequence ATGGATAACGTCGTTCTCATTGTGGAAGACGATGCAGGGCTGTGGCCGATGTATCGTTATGTACTGAAAGATATTACCTATCCATTGATGTTCGCCCGTACAGGGGAAGAAGCATTTAAGCTGTTGAAATCCGAACAGCCCATTCTAATCTTCCTGGACGTGCGCTTGCCCCTGATGAATGGGGAAGACATTCTGTCTTATATTCACGGAGTGCCCCGCCTTGCCACCACGCCCGTCATCATTACCACGTCTATGCGGGAAGATGAACTGCATATCCCTGGCGCTTACTATCTTCGTAAGCCCATTAAGCCAGAAACAATCCGAGATTATGCCCAGCGCCTGCTGCACATCAGCGCCTGA